One window from the genome of Scylla paramamosain isolate STU-SP2022 unplaced genomic scaffold, ASM3559412v1 Contig24, whole genome shotgun sequence encodes:
- the LOC135097541 gene encoding fibrocystin-L-like, translating to MDRLVETVAEDEDNVLSGKYLHGLGQKARLSLVDVLEAPRGFWGSFTGTGAATFEETVQLGAWRMAGIGPLPHILDHNPQERHPQQSHSTEDHPTSYSCTITSLTPTKVSCTAAGLSAGSYRPMVTMAGARAVVGNKVTSTTLPVASALTPQSGSINGGAVLVGNSSGFIPGYMMVVVGGAECPMLQESANTISCLLPPGIEGEAAVVVSVACSENVMAAKAFTYAAAVTPMLLSVTPSTDVVSSTTLTLDGTGFTLSGGIPEVTVGGKRCGLVSPASPTSLQCIVPALGGGKHEVVVRDAVYGDSNNLSISLIFSLTSLTPSSGSFGGARIMLAGQGFDPDGGSLVTLCDLPCDLVSSDSTTAITCVAPALPHSEADVTCDVVVSSPNGLSASLLGGFTYQLALTLSLTGLEPQRGGTAGGTSLTLTGTGFGLSGNKVTIGGSECKVTQEGPTSITCITEAHQGSGQFQIKVTAPGKGLAAAQNNSGIFSYIDLWSSPFTWGSEPPPSQGQLVVVTQGKTLLLDQSTPVLKMLLIQGGHVVFDVETVEELVLRAEYILIIGGGSLSIGSEDQPFPGEAVIELHSNTHSTELPLYGAKVLAVRDGTLDLHGRHVPITWTHLAHTASLGDTNLTLSLPVTLRQGDQVVIATTENRFYMKENEVRTIASVSEDGLEVTLTEALEHTHLSVTQTLGGHTVETRAEVGLLTHNVKIQGNVGTDFSVAIEGCDTAFRPDQHATQSSFNGRHGDEIGGDQFGATVILSGKFPDLDLVMGRIEYVEVTKTGQAFQLGRYPLHFHLAGDMGGSYIRGCSIHHTYNHAVTMHSTNNLLVEHNVAYNNMGHAIFTEDGVEQNSVVQYNLAVYTRTSSSLLNVDVTRSSFWVVNPNNIFRHNAAASGTHFGYWYRLDHHPSGPSATNIYCQNTEKMGLFFNNTAHSMGRYGLWVFSNPGYHPKSNICGGRDMGAKWQSFTAWHCERGAEAVSGTKLQFHNFVMLDNQQAGMEMVSVKGGFGQDDSPGIFNSLVVCHSALNSSACTSGTSGIVAPKTQIFSISNVTFVNFDEGGSAALSGCSQCRNYQGGYRAQVKGLAFENSPNKIRFQWEHETIWIDADGSLTGEPEANVVPTMGILPTDSCTQEAAFSVTKNVPGSVCRGAMKFLRVAVTNPSPSSLLGKDLVVSNDFGATHIPYLMLHWWCWLDGACLH from the exons ATGGACCGCCTGGTGGAGACAGTGGCCGAGGATGAGGATAACGTGCTCAGTGGTAAGTACCTGCATGGCCTGGGGCAGAAGGCGAGGCTGTCCCTGGTGGATGTGCTGGAGGCCCCTCGGGGCTTCTGGGGTAGCTTCACCGGCACCGGGGCAGCCACCTTTGAGGAGACGGTGCAGCTGGGTGCCTGGCGCATGGCTGGCATTGGCCCTCTTCCCCACATACTGGACCACAACCCCCAGGAGAGACACCCACAACAGAGTCACTCAACAGAGGACCATcccacctcctactcctgcaCCATCACCTCTCTCACCCCCACCAAAGTGTCCTGCACAGCAGCCGGCCTGTCCGCAGGCTCCTACAGACCCATGGTGACCATGGCTGGGGCTAGGGCAGTTGTGGGCAACAAGGTGACCTCCACTACCCTGCCCGTGGCCTCTGCCCTAACACCTCAGTCCGGCAGCATCAACGGAGGTGCGGTGCTGGTGGGGAACAGCTCGGGGTTCATTCCCGGGtacatgatggtggtggttggtggtgctgAGTGCCCCATGCTGCAGGAGAGTGCCAACACCATCTCCTGCCTCCTGCCACCTGGCATTGAGggggaggcagcggtggtggtcaGTGTGGCCTGCAGTGAGAATGTGATGGCTGCCAAAGCATTCACCTACGCTGCAGCCGTCACCCCCATGCTTCTCTCTGTCAC GCCCTCTACTGATGTGGTGAGCAGCACCACCCTCACACTGGATGGCACTGGCTTCACTCTGTCCGGGGGCATCCCTGAGGTCACCGTGGGGGGCAAAAGGTGTGGCCTGGTCTCCCCTgcttcccccacctccctccagtGCATC gTCCCAGCACTTGGAGGAGGGAAACATGAGGTGGTTGTGAGGGATGCAGTGTATGGAGACTCCAACAACTTGTCCAtctccctcatcttctctctcacctcactcactccctcctcag GGAGCTTTGGGGGTGCTAGGATCATGCTGGCAGGTCAGGGCTTTGACCCGGATGGCGGCTCCTTGGTGACCTTGTGTGACCTGCCCTGTGACCTTGTGAGCAGTGACAGCACCACAGCCATAACCTGTGTGGCACCAGCCCTGCCCCACa GTGAGGCGGATGTGAcatgtgatgtggtggtgagcaGCCCGAATGGTTTGTCTGCCAGTCTGCTGGGTGGCTTCACCTACCAACTGgctctcacactctccctcactggcCTGGAGCCCCAGCGAGGCGGCACTGCTGGCggcacctccctcaccctcactggCACTGGCTTTGG GTTGAGCGGCAATAAGGTCACCATTGGTGGGTCAGAGTGCAAGGTGACCCAAGAGGGTCCGACCAGCATCACCTGCATCACTGAGGCTCACCAAGGGTCGGGTCAATTCCAGATCAAGGTCACTGCCCCTGGGAAAGGCTTGGCAGCAGCT CAGAACAATAGTGGAATCTTCTCCTACATCGACCTCTGGAGTTCACCATTCACTTGGGGCAGCGAACCGCCACCATCACAGgggcagctggtggtggtgactcagGGCAAGACACTGCTGCTGGACCAGTCAACACCAGTGCTGAAGATGCTGCTCATCCAGGGCGGCCACGTGGTGTTTGATGTGGAGACTGTGGAGGAGCTGGTGTTGCGGGCAGAGTATATTTTGATCATTGGTGGTGGCTCTCTCAGTATTGGGTCGGAGGATCAGCCTTTCCCTGGTGAGGCCGTCATTGAACTgcacagcaacacacactcCACCGAGCTGCCCTTGTATGGTGCCAAG GTGTTGGCGGTGCGTGATGGGACGCTGGACCTTCATGGCCGTCACGTCCCCATCACCTGGACCCACCTGGCACACACGGCCTCCCTTGGGGACACCAACCTCACCCTGTCCCTGCCCGTCACCTTGAGGCAGGGTGACCAGGTTGTTATTGCCACCACAGAGAACAG GTTCTACATGAAGGAGAACGAGGTGAGGACCATCGCATCAGTCTCTGAGGATGGCCTGGAGGTCACACTGACAGAGGCACTGGAGCACACCCACCTCTCCGTCACCCAGACTCTCGGGGGACACACAGTGGAGACACGTGCAGAGGTGGGACTCCTCACCCACAATGTCAAGATCCAGGGAAATGTTGGCACCGACTTCAGTGTGGCTATTGAGGGCTGTGACACTGCTTTTAGGCCTG ACCAGCACGCCACCCAGTCAAGTTTCAATGGTCGACATGGAGACGAGATTGGCGGTGACCAATTTGGCGCCACCGTGATACTGTCTGGAAAATTCCCTGACCTGGACTTGGTGATGGGACGCATTGAGTACGTGGAGGTGACCAAGACTGGTCAG GCATTCCAACTTGGGCGGTACCCACTCCACTTCCACCTGGCTGGGGACATGGGTGGTTCGTACATCCGCGGGTGCTCCATCCACCACACCTACAACCACGCAGTGACAATGCACTCAACAAACAACCTGCTGGTGGAGCATAATGTGGCGTACAACAACATGGGTCACGCTATCTTCACAGAGGATGGGGTGGAGCAGAACAGTGTGGTGCAGTACAACCTTGCAGTCTACACCAggacctcctcttcccttcttaatGTGGATGTGACACGCTCCTCAttctgg GTGGTGAACCCAAACAACATTTTCCGTCACAATGCAGCTGCCAGTGGAACACACTTTGGTTACTGGTACAGGCTGGACCACCACCCCTCGGGCCCATCCGCCACCAACATCTACTGCCAGAACACTGAAAAGATGGgactcttcttcaataacactgcACATTCcatgggaag GTATGGTCTGTGGGTGTTCTCCAATCCAGGATATCACCCAAAGTCCAACATCTGTGGAGGCAGGGACATG GGGGCCAAGTGGCAAAGCTTCACCGCGTGGCACTGTGAGCGGGGTGCCGAGGCAGTATCTGGCACTAAGCTGCAGTTCCACAACTTTGTGATGCTTGATAACCAACAGGCTGGCATGGAGATGGTGTCTGTGAAGGGAGGGTTCGGACAGGATGACAGTCCTG GCATCTTCAATTCCCTGGTGGTGTGTCACTCGGCCCTCAACTCAAGTGCCTGCACCTCAGGAACCAGTGGTATTGTGGCGCCCAAGACCCAGATCTTTAGTATCTCCAATGTCACATTTGTTAACTTTGATGAGGGTGGAAGTGCTGCGCTGTCTGGCTGTTCTCAGTGCAGGAACTACCAGGGAGGCTACAGGGCCCAGGTTAAGGGTCTGGCCTTTGAGAATTCACCCAACAAG ATCAGGTTTCAGTGGGAACACGAGACAATCTGGATAGACGCTGATGGCTCTCTGACGGGCGAACCGGAGGCGAATGTTGTTCCCACAATGGGCATCTTACCAACTGATTCCTGCACTCAAGAAGCAGCATTCTCTGTCACCAAGAAT GTGCCAGGATCAGTTTGCCGAGGGGCCATGAAATTCCTGCGAGTGGCCGTCACCAATCCGAGCCCTTCCTCACTGCTTGGCAAGGACCTGGTGGTGAGCAACGACTTCGGCGCCACCCACATCCCTTACCTCATGCTCCATTGGTGGTGCTGGCTGGATGGGGCTTGTCTACACTAG